DNA from Alnus glutinosa chromosome 2, dhAlnGlut1.1, whole genome shotgun sequence:
gttttggcCACGCAAAATGATATGTGATGGTACTGGAGCTAAATGGGCGGAGGCAGCATATTGTATGCCAGAAATGGCTCACTTGAGTGCACTATTTTTTTATCGAGTGATGTCCATATCCTAGACGTGGCTCCACCTATGGTCACGGGAGTAGAGTCGAGATCCTTGTGATCGCCAACCCTTGGCGTATTTATGTGTCGGCCATTCGAGAGATTAAAGGAAAAGAATATTTATGATATGTGtgaatgttttacttgtacttGTTGatgtttttaaaatgaaaattgttttcaaCTTCATTTACTGTCTTACTGAATATTCGACTTACCcttagtttttatgttttaaaacaaCCCAGATGATGTCATGGATGGTTTTACGGGCCAAAAAAACTCGAATCAGGTGCCTTCACctataagatatatatatatatatataaaagaaaaaaaattatgagtagATGATGATTAAATAAGTTCATATAGCACATtatcttgtttttgtttcagCACGCCTTCTTATGTTAAGACTAAGGTCTATCGTCTAAGTTTTAATGGGATGAGTTGTATCATTAGTGATCCGAtggtttaagtttttattgtaatgatgcatttagaTTGCTTTGATTTTCAGTTTATGAAATTCTTGCATCCTTGTGTTTCTTGATCGAACGATGTGTAAGAAATCAATATGTACCAAAACTGGCTGAATAATTCTTAAAAtcctaattattattttaattgaatagCACCAAACATATAGCTTAAGAACTtacaacaaataaacaaaaatattaaacaatctCTACAGAGAAATAAACCTGAATTAGTTCGCTAATAATAACGTCTAGAATTGTGAAAACTCATAAAATGCGTTTTACCTGCAATAAGCAGTGAGGGGCTTAGAGAGCTCAGTGACGACAACCGAATCCACCACTTTCGCTTCGCTCTTCCTTATCTCTGGGTTTATAGCCGGACCCTCCGCTCTCACCACCACCACACGCCTCGGCCTCGTCGCGCTACCCACATCACCGAAAGACAAAGATCCGAACTGGGTCCCAACGGTGGTTCCTCTTCTGCTCTGCTTGAGGCCCTCGGTCGGTGGCTTGCTGCAAGAGAACCCCGCACCTACGGTGCTTAGAATCGACGCCATTGAAATGGGTATCTCTCTCTTTTGAGCTTCTTTGCTCCAAATCAATGAAAAGCTCTGTGAGAGGGTCGGTGAACTGTAGTTTGGGATTGAAAAGTAGGTAGTGGCGAACTTGTGGAGAGCACGCTCTTCGCGAGGGATTTGGGGGGATTTGGGTGGAGGCTGCGAAATAAGACACGTCACTTGTACGGAAAATGTGGGCACCCAAGTTATGAGGACGACCTTTAATGGGCTCGTTGAATTTGGATCCTCACAATTAATTTTCATTGTTCCGGCCCAAAACAagaataccaaaaagaaaaataagaacagAGAGAAATAATACTacttaaaagaaatataaacaaTAAATGCTAGTGAGATCTTTTAATtaacttttattacaaaaaatatatcttattaaaataaatgaaaataataaactataattttgTGAAATATGATCATCTCTGTTTCAACTTATGGTTAAGTTTAAAGTTTGTGTTTTTAACGATGTatataataatgtcaatattgacatgtgttttaaaaactttaaataatgtgatatcTTGTACATCGACTTTAACTTATGAccattaaattgacatttgtgAGAATTTCACACAAAAATCCTACAAATATCTTATAAAGCTAACATGATAAGGTCTATTAGccattgatttatttttatttttttttatgttttttaacaAGTGTTGATCAAAGGGCTACTAAACCTTATCATATTAacttttatgggatatttgtaAAATGGTATGTAGCACcacccttctttttcttcttttttcttttttctttttccttctatttaattcaaataaagaGGAAAGGGCTAGAATAGGGGCCCATGATCTCATTTAGGCC
Protein-coding regions in this window:
- the LOC133859538 gene encoding CDGSH iron-sulfur domain-containing protein NEET, producing MASILSTVGAGFSCSKPPTEGLKQSRRGTTVGTQFGSLSFGDVGSATRPRRVVVVRAEGPAINPEIRKSEAKVVDSVVVTELSKPLTAYCRCWRSGTFPLCDGSHVKHNKASGDNVGPLLLKKQ